ACCGTTTACAATACTCTGGATCTTTTGATCGAATGCGGGTTGGTTCAGCGTCAGCAGTTTGGTAAAAATCAGTATTACTATGAGCGATCATACGCATACCAGCAGCATGACCATATGATTTGTAAAGAGTGCGGCGTAGTGATTGAGTTTTGTGACCCCAGAATCCTGGAAATCCAGAAAATGATGGAAAAGATTTACGATTTCAACATTGAAGCGCATTCACTGCATCTGTTCGGAACCTGCAATAATACAGAAGAGTGTAACCGGCGAAAAGAGACCGGGGATAAAATTAAGAGCCTGACTCCGCAGGAGTAAGTTCAGCTACTTGCTATAACCGGTTTCCTTAACTGCTGATTGTAGTGTCCTTAATAAATTTACGGGCTGCCCATCGGCTCCCCCACCATCCCATCGCCATAGCGAGAATCATCACGCCGCCAATCAGGTAATACCATCGCCCGAACGGCCAGGTGAGTATCCCAAGCTGCGACAAATAAGTGGGTACTATCCATTCAAATAACAGGTAAATCACAAAAGAAGCGGCGGTTCCTGCAATGATTCCCTGCAGAATTCCTTCGACCAAAAACGGTCGGCGGATAAATCCATTGGTGGCACCTACCAGTTTCATCGCTCGTATAAGATCGCGTTTCGCGTAGATCGTGAGCCGGATGGTGTTAAACACAAGAATCATCGCAATAAAAAGAATAAACATCCCTATAGCTGCACCCCCAATCGCAAGCTGATCCGTTCGGGCTTCGAGCAATTCCAGCAGGGCCAGGTTAAACTGAACTTCATCCACACCGTGATATTGTTCCACAACCTGAACCAGTGAATCCACCTGTGCCACGGTAGCATCATCCGAAATCTTCAGCCTGAAGGAAGCCGGTAAAAAGTTCAGGCTTGCTAACGCTTCACCTCCCATCCCAAATTCCTGCTGAAAAATCATGGATGCGCTGTCTCTTGAAATATAATTCAGTTCTTCAACAAACGGCTCATTTTGTATGCTCTGCTGAAGTTCATTTGTGGTTTGTGTATCGATGTTTTGCAAGAACACCTCAATCTCAACCTGCTGCCTCAGCAATTGAGCAACTTCGTAGGCGTTAAACCCGATTCGGGTGAGCACACCTATCAAAAGGACTGCAAGAAACAGTGAAAATATAGATGTGAATGCGGCCAGCCTGGCTCGTGATAACCCGGCCACACCTTCTTTAATTAAATATGATAGACTCATGTTCAGTTCTTAATTCGTAAATAAAACTCGTAATGAAAATATAAATCGCTGTTCCGGCATCGGGTATCCTACGGTTTCAAAGTATCCGGGCTGAACGACGCGATCAAATATATTCTCCCAGCGCAATAGCACCATCAGCCACCGCACACGGGCAGATACATCAATATCCACACGGCTGAACGGCACGTTATAAAATTCATGTGTGCCGTGCTGCCACCGGTTGAGCGGCGTGATATACTCAGCAGTTCTCACAAAATTCGGGGAATACATTCCTGAAATGCCCGCTTTGACAAACGTAGCGCGATCAAACAGATAGTTTTTCCAGTAAAAATTTCCTTTTAGCCACACTCTGTCGCCGGAATTCTGAAGGCCAAAGTTAACCGGATTTTCCGAAACAGATGATTCAAATGTTTTATAGGTGGCCGAAACCATCCCTTCAAAAAGTGTAGACTCCAGTTCCAGCCATCCTGTTCCCGAAAGTGTTGTAAATGGATCGATATTCACAAATTCACCATCTTCTCCGTTTTGTGTAAGCCGATCCACAAACACGCCCTGTTCCGTCTGCCTGTAATCCGCACGGCCGCCTGCCCGAAAATATCGTCCGAGTCCTATTTTTGCTTCTGAACCTGCTGTGACCGACCTCTCATTCAGCAGATCCGGATTCCCTGAAAACTGGTTTGATTGCCAGTAAAGGGCCTGAAGATCCGGCGAACGGTCAGAATATCCGCCAAAAAATGATATTTCAAAAACCTGGCTGAAGCTCCAGTTCGCACGCCCACCACTGTACAGATCATATCGTGAATCGTTTCTTACATCTCCCCCGCCCTGAAGGTAGAACGAAAGGCCACCAATGGTTAACAGGTTTGCATCCAGATCCCCGCGCATACCGAACCATCGGTTTTCCATAAGCTGCTCTGTTCGGTTTTCCAGCATATATGGCCGGG
This portion of the Rhodohalobacter sp. SW132 genome encodes:
- a CDS encoding Fur family transcriptional regulator → MAHPAHEETIQLVKEIFRTYLKERNQRQTPERFMVLEEIYRSEGHFDADDIFFNMKQTGTRVSRATVYNTLDLLIECGLVQRQQFGKNQYYYERSYAYQQHDHMICKECGVVIEFCDPRILEIQKMMEKIYDFNIEAHSLHLFGTCNNTEECNRRKETGDKIKSLTPQE
- a CDS encoding ABC transporter permease, producing the protein MSLSYLIKEGVAGLSRARLAAFTSIFSLFLAVLLIGVLTRIGFNAYEVAQLLRQQVEIEVFLQNIDTQTTNELQQSIQNEPFVEELNYISRDSASMIFQQEFGMGGEALASLNFLPASFRLKISDDATVAQVDSLVQVVEQYHGVDEVQFNLALLELLEARTDQLAIGGAAIGMFILFIAMILVFNTIRLTIYAKRDLIRAMKLVGATNGFIRRPFLVEGILQGIIAGTAASFVIYLLFEWIVPTYLSQLGILTWPFGRWYYLIGGVMILAMAMGWWGSRWAARKFIKDTTISS